In Zingiber officinale cultivar Zhangliang chromosome 8B, Zo_v1.1, whole genome shotgun sequence, a single genomic region encodes these proteins:
- the LOC122014190 gene encoding protein RALF-like 1, giving the protein MEIRAASTFLSFLLFFFLFASLSCWKPAAASAFGRRSATACNQTADSGRRCGVEEEQGGEELQFDSEINRRLLAQTSGISYGALNKDKPTCSSKDGKPYNCAGKSPNPGGGRTCNVDYYRC; this is encoded by the coding sequence ATGGAGATCAGAGCTGCCTCCACATTCTTAtctttcctcctcttcttctttctctttgcaTCGCTGTCGTGCTGGAAGCCAGCTGCCGCCTCTGCTTTCGGCCGGCGATCGGCCACGGCTTGCAACCAGACAGCTGACTCCGGCCGCCGATGCGGAGTGGAGGAGGAGCAGGGCGGGGAGGAGTTACAGTTCGATTCGGAGATAAACAGAAGACTCCTCGCTCAGACGTCCGGCATCAGTTATGGTGCTCTGAACAAAGATAAGCCGACCTGTTCTTCTAAAGACGGCAAACCGTACAACTGCGCCGGGAAATCCCCTAACCCCGGCGGCGGCCGGACGTGCAATGTCGACTACTACCGCTGTTAA